Below is a genomic region from Helicobacter pylori.
TGGAAATGGCTTCATCAATGGCTTGAATGGCGTTTTTGGTTTTTTGAGAGAGCATCTCTTCTCTGATCCGATCAAAAATAATGATCGTATCATTAATAGAATACCCAATCAAAGTGAGCAAAGCCGCAATCACTTCCAAATTCATATCAATCTTAAAAACAATCACTGAGCTTGCCACTAAAATCACATCATGCACAAGCGCAATAACGCTCGCTAAAGCAAAACGCCATTCATAGCGGAAACTCACATAAACCATGATCGCCATTAACGCTAAAATCAGCGATAAAACGCCCTTTTCTTTCAATTCGCTCCCCACTCTAGGGCCAACGGTGTCAAATTTACGGATTTCAAAATCGCCACTGGGTTTTAGAATGTTAGCCACGATAGCGTTCAAATCTTCGTTTTCAGCCGTTTCTACAAAAGGGAATTTGATTAAAATTTCTTCTTTAGAGCCAAATTCGCTCACTTGCACGCCCTTAAAGCGAGCTTCTTTTTCAAAAAGATCGCGCACTTCTTTAACGGGAGCGTTTTGAGTGTAACGCACTTGCACCAAACTCCCCCCCGCAAAATCAATCCCTAAAGAAAACCCTTTAAAAAACAAAAGCCCCAACGCTAAAAGCGCTAAGATCGCTGAAACAACCACCCCATAATTGGAATAACGCATGAAGCTTAAGATTCTAGTTTGTTTGAATAATTCCATAAAACCTCCTAAGCTCTTTTATTCACGCCAAACCAAAAGTAAAGGCTTTTTGTTTGTGTGAGTTTAGGCAAAAGGGCTTGATAAATCCCTTGCGTGCCTACAATAGCGGTGATAATAGAGGCTAAAATCCCAATGCCTGTGGTTAGGGCAAAGCCTTTAATCGCTCCTGTGCCATAAGCGTATAACAACACTGAAGCGATCAAGGAAGTGATATTAGAATCAAAGATCGCCCGGCTCGCATTGATATAGCCTAAATGGATCGCTTTAGCGATGCTTTCATTCTCTCTTAAGACCTCTCTAATGCGCTCATTGATAATGATATTAGCATCCACGGCAATCCCCACGGTTAAAACAATTCCCGCCATTCCAGGTAAAGTCAGCGTCGCTCCAAAAACCGCCATGACCGCCACAATCAAAAAAAGATTGACCACTAACGCCAAACAAGCGATCACCCCCGCCATAGAGTAATAAAGCACCATAAAGCCCATCACTAAAATAAAGCCCCCAACCAGAGCGATAATGGAAGTTTTAACGCTGTCTTTCCCCAAACTCGGGCCAATAATTCTTTTTTCTAAAACCTGAATGGGAGCGCTCATCGCCCCACTCCTTAAAGCGATCGCTAAATCGCTCGCTTGAGCCACGCTAAAATTCCCGCTAATTTGCCCACTCCCTCCGCCAATACGCTCCCTAATCACTGGGGCTGAATAAACCTTATTGTCTAAAACAATCGCCATGCGTTTGCCCACATTCGCGCCTGAGAAATCCCCAAAAATCTTAGCCCCTTGCGCATCTAGCGTGAAGCTCACCACCGGCTGGTTGTTTTGATCATACACCACTTTCGCATCTGTAAGCATTTCGCCATCTAAAATGGGGATCGCTTTGAGCAAGATTTTACCACCCATTTCCACATCCGATAACAACACGCTGCCTAATTTTTGAGCCTCTAAATCCGTCATTTTCATCGCATCTTTATTGTGCTCTTCATCCACCGCCATCATCTGCAAATGAGCGGACCTTGAAATCAACTCTTTAGCGCGCCGTTCTTCTTCTAAAGTCTTAATACCGGGCAATTGCACCGAAATTTCTTCTCGGCCTTGCTGAATGACTATAGGCTCTGCCAAACCAAATTGATCCAAGCGGTTACGAATGATCCCTATCACTTGCAAAATCGTGTTTTTACGCAATTCCTCTTGCTCTAAAGGGGTGAGCTTCACGCTATAAAACCCCGCTTCTTTGTTGATTTCAAACTGGCTATGGCCTTGCAATTCCAATAAAAGCGCGTCTAATTTTTTCGCTTCATCTTCATCTAAAAGCTCAAAACTGATCCCCTCTAGGCTGGATTTAATGTCTTTAAGCAAGATATTTTGCTTTTTAGCGTTGTATTCTAAAGCGGACGCCAAGCTTAAATACTTGTTTTTTAAGGCTTCATCGGTTTGCACCCCTAAAAGCATGTTTAACCCTCCCCTTAAATCCAAACCTAAAGTGATTTTAGGGCCTTTAGTCTCTAGCAAAGAAGGCACAGAAAACCCTACCCCTAAAAGAAGCGCACAAATAAAAACGATTAAACGAGGGTTAAAAAGTTTCATTTAGTTGTTATTTGGCGTTGTTTCAAAGTTTTAGTACCAGATAATTTTGCCGAGATTTCTTCTCTGC
It encodes:
- the secD gene encoding protein translocase subunit SecD → MKLFNPRLIVFICALLLGVGFSVPSLLETKGPKITLGLDLRGGLNMLLGVQTDEALKNKYLSLASALEYNAKKQNILLKDIKSSLEGISFELLDEDEAKKLDALLLELQGHSQFEINKEAGFYSVKLTPLEQEELRKNTILQVIGIIRNRLDQFGLAEPIVIQQGREEISVQLPGIKTLEEERRAKELISRSAHLQMMAVDEEHNKDAMKMTDLEAQKLGSVLLSDVEMGGKILLKAIPILDGEMLTDAKVVYDQNNQPVVSFTLDAQGAKIFGDFSGANVGKRMAIVLDNKVYSAPVIRERIGGGSGQISGNFSVAQASDLAIALRSGAMSAPIQVLEKRIIGPSLGKDSVKTSIIALVGGFILVMGFMVLYYSMAGVIACLALVVNLFLIVAVMAVFGATLTLPGMAGIVLTVGIAVDANIIINERIREVLRENESIAKAIHLGYINASRAIFDSNITSLIASVLLYAYGTGAIKGFALTTGIGILASIITAIVGTQGIYQALLPKLTQTKSLYFWFGVNKRA
- the secF gene encoding protein translocase subunit SecF, with amino-acid sequence MELFKQTRILSFMRYSNYGVVVSAILALLALGLLFFKGFSLGIDFAGGSLVQVRYTQNAPVKEVRDLFEKEARFKGVQVSEFGSKEEILIKFPFVETAENEDLNAIVANILKPSGDFEIRKFDTVGPRVGSELKEKGVLSLILALMAIMVYVSFRYEWRFALASVIALVHDVILVASSVIVFKIDMNLEVIAALLTLIGYSINDTIIIFDRIREEMLSQKTKNAIQAIDEAISSTLTRTLLTSLTVFFVVLILCVFGSKIIIGFSLPMLIGTIVGTYSSIFIAPKVALLLGFDMDKYYENEARKIKKAQEKEKMRRLYEGGQV